One part of the Blastocatellia bacterium genome encodes these proteins:
- a CDS encoding OmpA family protein, translating into MKKTMLLPFSIALLIAFSLSISIIGQAQGDLRRRTIAITYFKDPVTVRFAGTTLRPTAHGEATVERWRKRNESEIDITIENMIPAFNYGADYTTYVLWAITPAGQIDNLGEFRLSGSSARLKAATPYQTFAMIITAEPHYLVKLPSRQVVLENLAPSTAKVQVQTSEVYFTGDAGNFYKDNTVPEVAERAYNKTPVELLQARRAVQIARLADAERYAPEDFNQAVNLLGQAEDLYRRGANVHETGRVSRDSISLAERAREVSEERAVAAERRAEIARRDAEVRKATATATDLGERLSDTEARLKAAELARTDIGNQLDRAMRDGAEARAENRQLRSENDRLRAEVDRLTQSLNDSQAKIQELQSQNSAASAKLNENTSRLDAIEHAERERRTVEARRRSFEELRASVGGILTIKPNANGFVAVIPDTLFITNQPTLHLRAKAKMEALGQALAAHKEIAVFTIEGHADQRANADEFAMARAQAVADYLAAFGLPSANYKVESRGATMPVSTQRTLAARAANRRVELVFVSPN; encoded by the coding sequence ATGAAGAAAACCATGCTCCTTCCCTTCTCTATCGCTTTGCTCATCGCCTTTTCGCTATCCATCTCGATCATCGGTCAAGCACAAGGCGACCTGCGCCGCCGCACCATCGCCATTACCTATTTCAAAGACCCCGTGACCGTGCGCTTTGCAGGAACCACCCTGCGCCCGACCGCGCACGGCGAAGCGACCGTCGAGCGCTGGCGCAAGCGCAACGAAAGCGAGATCGACATTACGATTGAGAACATGATTCCCGCGTTCAATTACGGCGCAGACTATACGACCTACGTGCTGTGGGCTATCACACCTGCCGGGCAGATTGATAACCTCGGCGAGTTCCGACTGTCGGGCAGCTCGGCGCGCTTGAAAGCGGCGACGCCCTATCAGACCTTTGCGATGATCATCACCGCCGAGCCGCATTATCTGGTCAAGCTGCCGTCACGCCAGGTGGTGCTGGAAAACCTTGCGCCTTCGACCGCCAAGGTTCAGGTGCAAACCTCTGAAGTCTATTTTACAGGCGACGCCGGCAACTTTTATAAAGACAACACCGTACCCGAAGTCGCCGAGCGCGCTTACAACAAAACCCCGGTTGAGCTGTTGCAAGCGCGCCGCGCCGTGCAGATTGCCCGGCTGGCAGATGCCGAGCGATATGCGCCGGAAGATTTTAACCAGGCCGTCAACCTGCTCGGCCAGGCCGAAGACCTCTACCGCCGCGGCGCCAATGTTCACGAGACGGGCCGCGTGTCACGCGATTCGATCTCGCTGGCCGAGCGCGCCCGCGAAGTTTCCGAAGAGCGCGCCGTCGCCGCCGAGCGCCGCGCTGAGATTGCCCGCCGCGATGCCGAAGTCCGCAAAGCCACCGCCACCGCCACCGACCTCGGCGAAAGGCTCTCGGATACGGAAGCGCGGCTCAAAGCCGCCGAGCTGGCGCGTACAGATATCGGCAATCAACTGGATCGCGCCATGCGCGACGGCGCCGAAGCGCGCGCAGAGAATCGCCAGCTCCGCTCGGAGAACGACCGGCTGCGCGCAGAGGTTGACCGTCTGACGCAGAGCCTGAACGATTCGCAGGCGAAGATTCAGGAGTTGCAGTCACAAAACTCCGCGGCATCCGCGAAGCTCAACGAGAACACCTCGCGCCTTGATGCCATCGAACATGCCGAGCGCGAACGCCGCACTGTCGAGGCCCGCCGTCGCAGCTTTGAAGAGTTGCGCGCTTCGGTCGGCGGCATCCTGACGATTAAGCCGAACGCTAACGGTTTTGTCGCCGTCATTCCCGACACCCTGTTCATCACCAACCAGCCGACGCTGCACCTGCGCGCCAAAGCCAAGATGGAGGCGCTCGGCCAGGCGCTGGCGGCACACAAAGAGATCGCCGTGTTCACCATCGAAGGCCACGCCGACCAGCGGGCGAATGCGGACGAATTTGCAATGGCGCGCGCCCAGGCGGTTGCCGATTACCTGGCGGCATTCGGGTTGCCGAGCGCAAATTACAAAGTTGAATCAAGGGGCGCGACGATGCCTGTGTCAACTCAGCGCACGCTTGCGGCGAGAGCCGCAAACCGGCGCGTCGAGCTGGTCTTCGTCAGCCCGAATTAG